Genomic segment of Oceaniferula flava:
CAAAAATAACCCAACCGACTATGCCAACGCCTTCGCTCCGGATAACTCCATTTTACCACAAGGCCGTGCCATCGAGATCATGGGACGTTTTTTGCAGGACAGAATGGTGGCGGTCGATTGCCCCGATGGCCCCATCCGCTGCTGGGCCAGCTCCTCGAAAGACTCCTCGAAGCTCGCCATCTGGGTGGTCAATCGCACCCAGCAGGCCCAGGAAACGACCCTCAACATCCCGGGTTTTCAAGCGACCGATCAACTGTCCAGCTGGTCGTTCGCCGGCAAGTCTCCGTACGATGAACAACCTACCTGGGGCGCGGGCAAAGATGTCGAAGTGCGTGACGGCAGCGTGACTGCAACACTACCTCCGCTATCGATCACCGTATTCCACAACATCACCCCAGGCCACTCAAGCCAGGGAGAATAAAAACACAGTAGGCACAGATTAGACCGCGAAATACGCCAATTACGCGAAAATAGGGTCTTTTTAGAGCGCGGTCACTGTGCTGCTCTAAAAGCTTCATGGGAATCATCAGGAATGTTGTATCAGGATATGAAATTTTCGCTTCTTTGGCGTATTTGGCGGTAAAAAATCCCTAGCCTAGTCGTCCTGCAATCCCCCTTGATGGGCACCATTGTGTCGATATTTGACCGAAATGGATCAAATGCACCCTGTCCATGCCTTGCGTCTCCACGATCCTTTTTCGTGTCTGGACGCACGCTGCTGAAGCGCCATAGCGGTAGATAAAACAAGGTTCAGGCCGTGTTTTTCTGAGCCTTTTGGCATCGAGCCACCATTCACGGCTCGCCCCCTCTCTGGGTAGCTAAACCACGTCTCAAGCATGGTCATTAGCCCCCCTCGACACTAAAAAAAATAGAAATGAGAGTTGACTCACAATGACTTAAGAGATTACACGCCCCTCCCCCAAGCCTCTCGACGCGAAAAAACGTCGCTCCTCTCACTAGTCATTTTATCACCAAACCCCCAATACAATGCCTTCAAATACCTCAGCCAAGAAGCCCATATCCAGCCGTATCACAGCAATCATCTTGTTGCTGTTTTCCCCCGTATTCACACAGGTGTCTCAAGCCAACAGCACCACGCAGCCATCTCCGGCACTGCACGATTTATCCGATACCGCCTCCAAGCCAAAACGAGTGAAAATCCGGGCCAGAATTACCTACTATTCGATTGGACAGGACAAATGGGGCTCACGAAATGCCTGTCCTAAAACCAAGCGGTCCAAGATCGGAGTCACCGTAGCCGCCCACCCCAAATTCAAATTCGGAACTAAACTATCCATTCCAAAATTGAAAGGGATCGTAGGCGACGGAAATTTTCTCGTCCAAGACCGCGGAAGTGCCGTGACACGCAAAACTGCTTCGAAAGGCAAATACTACGTCTTTGATGTGTATGTCACTCCGGCACAGCGGAGAAAATATGCGAATCAACTTCCGGAATACATGGATGTTTACGTGATGAAGTAAACTCTACCACGTCGTCTTTATCAAAATTACCGGGCTCAAGCAGAGCTTTCCGACTGATCTTACGACTCAACAATCATTCAACCAAAAAGCCGTCGTGGATTCGTCCACGCCGGCTTTTTTCTGGCTACAGAACAGCCGCTAAACGACTTCACGTTCCATCAAGAAGAAGGCGCACTGCGGCCAATCCTCCATTTCTATTCCCTGTTTCTTGAATGTCCCTTTTTCGTTCGCAATGAGAGCGCTGATCCAGTGGTCGATTACTCGTCTACAGTGACTCTTAGGCGACAGAATAAACGGTCTTCAGCGCCGAGGCTTTGCTTCAGTTTGACTTGGACCCGATCGATTCCTGTGCCGTAGAAGTCATCGTCCACACTGATCTTGACGTTGTCATTGTCGTGAACCGCAGTGGTCCATCCCAACAAATCGCTACCATACTCAACTTCAATGGTCGTGTTGAGAGCATCATGAGCTACATCAGCGCGCCGATAATTGAAGATCATATAGTCGGGTTCCGAAGTGTTATCCACCGTGGGTAGGATTGAAGTTGCACTGGTAGCAGGACTGGCGGCGCCTAACACCCATGCGATGCCGTTCTGGACACCGTCGCCGTTAGAGTCCACTTCCACTCCAGGCCCCGCGGCCCAGGAATCGTAGGTGGGTTGGCTGGGAATGAAGTCGCCACTGAGACTGATGTCATCGATGGCTAGACCTCCACCATTGTACGGGGAATACGTCTCGGTAGGATTGTTCATTGACCAGCGGATGTAGACCGCGGATTTGCCATCCGCCCAATCAGAAATGTCGTAATCCCGCTGCACCCAGGAGTTATTCGTGATGACTCCGGATGAGGTGTAAAGATTGTGCCAGGTGCTGTTGTCATTGGAAACCTCGAAGACAATCTGGTAATTACTTGTGATATAAATGTGCGACCAAAACTGCAGACTCACATTTTCGTAACTCGAACAATCGATCGCAACTGATCTCAGGGAGCCCGTGAAATATGAGGTGCTGTCCAGAATGGTGTCATACATATTACTCCCTGATTGAGCTGAAGAAGGCCTATTGTTGCCACTTGGACTACCATACTCGAATTCGCCCGATGCGGTGTAGCCCGGGTCAGTATCTAGGTTTTCAGTGTAGAAAGCCCCGCCTGGAATCACGATTTGGAAATCGGAATCACTTTCATCCGTTCGTGAAGCTTGGGTCGTGCTGGTGATCCTGACGCTGTAATCGCTGCCCGCCGTCAGAGAGGTGGGTAGCAGCCAGTTGAACTGTCCGTCATTCGCGGTCTCCGTGGCGATCATGCCTGCACTCACTCCCCCTTTGAAGAGCTCGATATCGACGTTGCCGGACATGGAGGAAACCCACGTTATCGGCTTCGAATCTCCGCGCACCCAGCTCTCACTGCCATTGGGTGAAACTAGCGAGACATCATCGGCTGGGATGAAATCTCCGGTGATGGTGATGTCATCGATAGCAAGTCCGCCACCGGTCCACTGGGAGCCGCCGCCCGACATGGCCCATCTGACGTAAACAGTGGATTCCCCCGATGCGACAGAGGTGATGTCATAGCTGTATCGACTCCAATTCCGGGCCTCCATTCCGTCTTCTGAATAAAGCGTGGACCAGTTGCTGCCATCGGTGGAGATTTCAAACGACACGGTATATCCTGAGTAGACAAAGACGTGGGCGTAGAACTCCAACATGATATTGGTGTGGTTGGAGCAGTCTATAGCCTGAGTGGTCAGGGTGCTTGGGGAGTATGCCGTGTCATCGAGATCGGTATCATAGATGTTGGTGCCGGTGTTGGCACTGTCTGCATCATTGGAGCCACCGGGAGCACCGAACTCGAACACGCCACTAGCGGTGAAACCGGGGTCTGTGTCTAAATTTTCAGAAAGAATCGTGTTACTGGGTGCGACAATACTGAAACTGGCGGCACTCTGGCTTGAGTCGAAAGGTGAGACATCGCTGGTGACCCGGATGATGTAATCCGTATCCGTCGGGAAATCGTAAGGAATGGTCCACTCGTAAGTGCCGTCGTCCGGAGTGCTGGCGACGATGGTGACCGGACTGCCCCCACCCTTGATGTATTCGATGCTTACATTGCCGCCGTAACTCGAGGACCAGGTGATGTTCTGGACGGTGTTGCGAGTCCAGGTTTCGCCACCGATTGGGGTGTTCAGAATAAGATCATTCGTTCCCTGAATTACAAAGTTCAAGCTTTCCGCATAAGAGGATACCGGATCGTCCTTATGGTTGAGGGTCACCCGGATGGTGAAATTATTACCACCATCCTGAGCGAGTGGGATGGTCCAGGAATAGTTGTGGTCGATGGCTTCGATGTCATCCGCGATCTTGTATTGGAAAACGCCACCTTGATAGAGGTCGATGTCGGCCGTGTAGTCCATGTCGCCACCAGTGAAGCTGATGGTCTGGGTGGAGCCTGCGGCCCATTGCAACCCGAGGGTGGGGCTGGTCACGTCTAAGGCTGTCCGGGTCGCTCGATTGGAGGCGTAGACTGCGCCGTTGTTTCCAGACTGCACCAGGAACATTTCGCCATTTCTGGCACCGAGACTCGGGTTTGAGCCGTCAAAACCGCCTGAAATGTAAACAGGGTCGATGTCGCCATTACCGGTCTGGTTACTGCCGTCTGCAAGACCTGTCGGAGTGCCATCATACAAGACATTGGTATTGGCGTAATGAGGGATGCGGCTGGTGGAGTATGACGGGCTGTTGCTGTATGCCATGATCGTGCGGTAGCGGTTTCCTCCACTCCCCTCGAAACGTAAACCAAAGCGTGATGTGTTGGTGGTCGTATCGTCTGAATCCCCCCAACTGTGCCTCGCCCCCAAATTATGACCGAGCTCATGGCTGAAGGTAAAGCTGGAGCTGGACATCGCAGTGCGCGCACAAATGCTGTAGCGGCCTGGGCGATTGGCGATACCAGCGGTGTTGCCCTGAGAGGCATCGCAGACAAAGGCGATGAGGTCGGCGCCAAGAGTCGTGGCATAGTCGGTGACATCATCGAGTTTCCCATCGTTGCCATCGCTCAAATCTCCGAGTTCGTCCACACTGCCCATATCACCGGCGTCGTCACCGGGGAAGGCGTAGCTGGGATCCTCGATCGTGCCCAGAAGCATGAGCTCGGTGCTGGTCACCTGGCTGTTGGCGAAGGCATTGGTCATCCGGTCCACGGCGGCGATGATGTGAGCTTCCATCGCGGAAACTCCACCCTGATTGGATCTAGCTTGCGCACCGTAGCCGACAACTACATCAATGGTGGTCCAGCCTGAGGTGTCAGCAGACTCCACAGGGGTCTCCTGCGAAACCAATTCAGGAGCCGGAACAATGGTGATTTCTTCGTCTCCGTGACTGCAGTTTGGACCACAGGTATGCCCTTGATCTGCACCAGCGTTGTCTGCGGCTTCCGCACCCTCGTCCGCTTTACCACAGCGCCAGGGGATGCTGGCTACATCGAGTTCGCGCACCATCATGTGTCCGTCCAGCAGGACACGGTATTCAAAGTGCTGATTCTTATCGTAGCGAGCTACGGTGCCATGCACGATGCCATCGTGGTAAACGATGTTGACCATACTCAGTTCCTCCCCTGCGATCTTGCCCATCAGTGAGTGGGTTTGCTCCGTGCGAGTGCGGATTTTTTCGATCTTGAGATCCAGCACTTCATTCCCGGGAGTAGGTGCAAGTAGATGGTTGCTCTCTCCATTAACAATACGGTCCAGTGATGCTGTATCGAGAACCATGCGTCTACTTTTCAGAGTGTGCGCATCGATTTCCTGAGGCAGGAGCTCCTCACGACCATCGGCAGGAATCATCGCCATCACGGAAGGT
This window contains:
- a CDS encoding Ser-Thr-rich GPI-anchored membrane family protein, which translates into the protein MAMIPADGREELLPQEIDAHTLKSRRMVLDTASLDRIVNGESNHLLAPTPGNEVLDLKIEKIRTRTEQTHSLMGKIAGEELSMVNIVYHDGIVHGTVARYDKNQHFEYRVLLDGHMMVRELDVASIPWRCGKADEGAEAADNAGADQGHTCGPNCSHGDEEITIVPAPELVSQETPVESADTSGWTTIDVVVGYGAQARSNQGGVSAMEAHIIAAVDRMTNAFANSQVTSTELMLLGTIEDPSYAFPGDDAGDMGSVDELGDLSDGNDGKLDDVTDYATTLGADLIAFVCDASQGNTAGIANRPGRYSICARTAMSSSSFTFSHELGHNLGARHSWGDSDDTTTNTSRFGLRFEGSGGNRYRTIMAYSNSPSYSTSRIPHYANTNVLYDGTPTGLADGSNQTGNGDIDPVYISGGFDGSNPSLGARNGEMFLVQSGNNGAVYASNRATRTALDVTSPTLGLQWAAGSTQTISFTGGDMDYTADIDLYQGGVFQYKIADDIEAIDHNYSWTIPLAQDGGNNFTIRVTLNHKDDPVSSYAESLNFVIQGTNDLILNTPIGGETWTRNTVQNITWSSSYGGNVSIEYIKGGGSPVTIVASTPDDGTYEWTIPYDFPTDTDYIIRVTSDVSPFDSSQSAASFSIVAPSNTILSENLDTDPGFTASGVFEFGAPGGSNDADSANTGTNIYDTDLDDTAYSPSTLTTQAIDCSNHTNIMLEFYAHVFVYSGYTVSFEISTDGSNWSTLYSEDGMEARNWSRYSYDITSVASGESTVYVRWAMSGGGSQWTGGGLAIDDITITGDFIPADDVSLVSPNGSESWVRGDSKPITWVSSMSGNVDIELFKGGVSAGMIATETANDGQFNWLLPTSLTAGSDYSVRITSTTQASRTDESDSDFQIVIPGGAFYTENLDTDPGYTASGEFEYGSPSGNNRPSSAQSGSNMYDTILDSTSYFTGSLRSVAIDCSSYENVSLQFWSHIYITSNYQIVFEVSNDNSTWHNLYTSSGVITNNSWVQRDYDISDWADGKSAVYIRWSMNNPTETYSPYNGGGLAIDDISLSGDFIPSQPTYDSWAAGPGVEVDSNGDGVQNGIAWVLGAASPATSATSILPTVDNTSEPDYMIFNYRRADVAHDALNTTIEVEYGSDLLGWTTAVHDNDNVKISVDDDFYGTGIDRVQVKLKQSLGAEDRLFCRLRVTVDE